The Deltaproteobacteria bacterium IMCC39524 region GTGCGACCCAGGTCGTCAACCTCGACATGAACCGCGGCGCTCTGGAGCTTGGCAGGCGCAACCATCAACTCAACAACATCGATCTGCGCAAAGCCAGCTTTCTCCCCCTGGAGTTCTTCCGCAGCCTCAGCAAACTGAAGAAGATCGGCCCTTTCGACCTGGTGATCTGTGACCCGCCAGCCGCCCAGGGGAAAAGTTTCACCGCGGAGAAGCACTGGCCAAAGCTGGTGCGCACGCTCCCCAAACTGGTCAGCTCCGGAGGTGAAGTCCTGGCCTGTCTCAACGCCCCCCACCTCGGCCCTGACTATCTCGACGACCTGTTTGCCGAAATCCTCCCTGCCGCAGAAAATCTGGGCATGTTTACTCCGGGAGAGGATTTCCCCGAAGCCGACCTGGCGTGCGGAGTCACTCTGCATCTTTACCGTCTGCCTTGAGGTGCCATTCAGACAAAAAGAAAGACAACTCAAACCATCAATTAACGCAAAATCGCGAAGATGCCGAGTTCGCAGAGGAAGGGAAAACTCCAGCGCTTGGTTATGATCGGTATTTCTCTGCGATCTACGTTCCTCTGCGTGAGGCAGATTTTTCTTTTAGAACCGTTATTTTTTCTAAAGATTGTGCTAATCTGGCCTCCTTGAATTCTGCAATTAAAGGATGGCAATTCCTGTCATGACGACAGCAACTTCCCCGCTTGGCAAATTTTATCGTAGCCTCTTTACCCTGCTCCTGATATTGCTGGTTCTAACCGCCTGCAGTACGCCACAAAGGCAGAGGAGCACGACAAAACCCGTTCCATCCGAAGACCCAATCTCCTCCCTGCTCAAAGAGACGCCACACCCTGAAAATGAAGCGGCACAGACAACAGTGCCCCTGGAAAAGATGGGTTATTCGATCCAGGTCGGTGCCTTTGCCAATCTCGACAACGCCGTGCGTCTGGAGCGCCTTCTCGAATCGCGAGGCATAGATGCCTACTACTTCCGCCATGAGTCGGGGCTTTACAAGGTTCGCTTCGGCAATCACAGCACCTACAAACCGGCCCGTGCCGAAGCCGAACGGTTACAGGCCCAGAGCTTGATCGATACATTTTTCATTGTCTTCCCCGAGGATTATGCCGCCGCCCGCATCAAGCAAAGCGGCAAAGGCAACCTGCGCAACGAGCTGGTTAAAACAGCCAAGCGCTTCATCGGCATTCCCTACCGCTGGGGCGGCACAACCGCCAAGAACGGTTTTGACTGCAGTGGTCTGACGATGGTCTCTTACCGGCTGAACGGGCTCAA contains the following coding sequences:
- a CDS encoding NlpC/P60 family protein, producing the protein MTTATSPLGKFYRSLFTLLLILLVLTACSTPQRQRSTTKPVPSEDPISSLLKETPHPENEAAQTTVPLEKMGYSIQVGAFANLDNAVRLERLLESRGIDAYYFRHESGLYKVRFGNHSTYKPARAEAERLQAQSLIDTFFIVFPEDYAAARIKQSGKGNLRNELVKTAKRFIGIPYRWGGTTAKNGFDCSGLTMVSYRLNGLNLPRVSRSQFKAGKWISKKNLQPGDLVFFATKGGTRVTHVGMYVGSGNFIHAPRTGKKVRIEKLSNSFFAKTYMGGRTYL